A part of Pseudobacteroides sp. genomic DNA contains:
- a CDS encoding farnesyl diphosphate synthase, whose translation MEFNKRYELYLDYINEALEKVLVVMNTPEKTCYEAMRYSLMAGGKRIRPVLSLAVCDLFKKDFSEVISFACAIEMIHTYSLIHDDLPSMDNDDYRRGMLTNHKVYGEGLAILAGDALLNYAFEVMIEDILKSTHNMLMRVKAMGFIAKSSGVKGMIGGQVVDLQSEGKKVPLETLSYMHKCKTGAMIKAPVVSSAIICGADDSQISSLSTFAEKIGMAFQIKDDILDVEGDLSTLGKNSGSDVSNDKTTYTTAYGLDGAKKILEDVTNEAVGAIDCFGTEAEFLKDIALYIAKRIN comes from the coding sequence ATGGAGTTTAATAAAAGGTATGAGCTTTATCTTGATTATATAAATGAAGCACTAGAGAAGGTTTTAGTAGTAATGAATACACCGGAAAAAACGTGTTATGAAGCTATGAGGTACAGCTTAATGGCTGGGGGAAAAAGAATTAGGCCAGTACTGTCATTAGCAGTGTGCGATCTCTTCAAAAAAGACTTCAGTGAAGTAATTTCATTTGCCTGTGCCATTGAAATGATTCATACATACTCACTTATTCATGATGATCTTCCTTCCATGGATAACGACGATTACAGAAGGGGAATGCTTACAAACCATAAGGTATATGGCGAAGGTTTGGCAATTCTTGCAGGAGATGCCCTTCTTAATTATGCCTTTGAGGTGATGATAGAAGATATCTTAAAAAGTACTCATAACATGCTTATGAGGGTAAAGGCCATGGGGTTTATTGCAAAATCATCAGGTGTTAAAGGAATGATCGGTGGACAGGTAGTGGATCTCCAGTCTGAAGGTAAAAAGGTTCCGCTGGAAACCCTTTCTTATATGCATAAATGCAAGACCGGTGCCATGATAAAGGCTCCTGTTGTTTCATCTGCAATTATTTGCGGAGCTGACGATTCTCAAATATCAAGCCTTTCAACCTTTGCAGAAAAAATTGGTATGGCTTTCCAGATCAAGGATGATATCCTTGATGTTGAAGGTGATCTGTCTACTTTAGGTAAAAACAGCGGTAGTGATGTTTCCAATGACAAAACTACCTATACTACTGCATATGGTTTGGACGGTGCAAAGAAAATTCTGGAAGATGTAACAAATGAAGCTGTAGGTGCGATTGATTGTTTCGGTACAGAGGCTGAATTCCTCAAGGACATTGCTCTTTACATTGCAAAAAGGATTAATTAA
- the xseB gene encoding exodeoxyribonuclease VII small subunit, whose translation MEGKSYEEAILELEAIVRMLERGELSLEESLEAFQNGIELTKHCNKKLDEMEKKITILLENEKGEITEKDFLVE comes from the coding sequence ATGGAAGGTAAGAGCTATGAAGAAGCCATATTAGAGCTGGAGGCAATAGTAAGAATGCTTGAAAGGGGAGAGCTTTCTCTTGAAGAATCCCTTGAAGCTTTTCAGAATGGTATAGAGTTAACCAAACATTGTAATAAAAAGCTGGATGAGATGGAAAAGAAGATAACTATTCTTTTGGAGAATGAAAAGGGCGAAATAACAGAAAAAGACTTTTTGGTTGAATAA
- the xseA gene encoding exodeoxyribonuclease VII large subunit translates to MRQILTVSEINRYLKNIITKDILLSGFLVRGEISNYKNHYSGHMYFTLKDETSLIKCVMFRTYNSELKFNPENGMRVIIGGYISVFERDGQYQLYVESMQPDGIGALHLAFEQLKQKLEREGLFDHIYKKPLPLLPRAVGVVTSSTGAVLRDIINIIGRRYPNINIKVCPVAVQGEGAAKQISRAIDRFNKLCCVDVLILARGGGSLEELWAFNEEIVARSIFKSEIPVVSAIGHETDYTISDFVADLRAPTPSAAAEIVVPEKVALKNGLNNLIYRLASSLNKNLVVQKSRLLRLTESAAFKQPFDRVYQERMRLDILQKSLIRALQMNFSTYKTRFAVLAGKLDALSPLTIMARGYSIVKDKESGKVIQSVNDVYNGTELEINLRDGTVGCIVK, encoded by the coding sequence ATGCGTCAGATTCTCACGGTTTCTGAGATTAATAGGTATTTAAAAAATATAATAACTAAAGACATATTACTCTCCGGATTTTTGGTCAGGGGGGAGATTTCCAACTATAAGAACCACTATTCAGGGCATATGTATTTCACATTAAAGGATGAAACCAGCCTTATAAAGTGTGTTATGTTCAGAACCTACAACAGTGAATTGAAATTTAATCCCGAAAATGGTATGAGGGTAATCATAGGAGGCTATATTTCGGTTTTTGAAAGAGATGGGCAGTACCAGCTCTATGTTGAGTCCATGCAGCCTGATGGAATCGGAGCCCTTCATCTTGCCTTTGAACAGCTAAAGCAAAAGCTTGAGAGGGAAGGCCTTTTTGATCACATATATAAAAAGCCGCTGCCGCTTTTGCCGAGGGCTGTTGGGGTTGTTACATCATCAACAGGTGCAGTGCTGCGGGATATAATAAACATAATAGGCAGAAGATACCCGAATATTAATATAAAGGTATGCCCTGTTGCGGTCCAGGGGGAAGGTGCGGCAAAACAAATTTCCAGGGCAATTGACAGGTTTAATAAGCTTTGCTGTGTGGATGTTTTAATATTGGCCCGCGGCGGCGGATCTCTAGAGGAATTATGGGCATTTAACGAGGAAATTGTTGCAAGAAGCATATTCAAATCTGAAATACCTGTTGTTTCCGCTATTGGGCACGAAACAGATTATACCATATCGGACTTTGTTGCAGATTTGAGGGCCCCTACACCTTCAGCTGCTGCAGAAATAGTAGTTCCTGAAAAGGTTGCACTGAAAAACGGTTTGAATAATCTGATATACAGGTTGGCAAGCTCATTAAACAAGAATCTTGTTGTTCAAAAAAGCAGGCTTCTGCGTCTTACTGAAAGTGCTGCATTTAAGCAGCCATTTGACAGGGTATATCAGGAAAGAATGAGATTGGATATTCTTCAAAAGAGTCTTATAAGAGCCTTACAAATGAACTTCTCAACATATAAAACCAGATTTGCGGTATTAGCTGGAAAGCTTGATGCATTAAGTCCACTTACAATTATGGCAAGAGGCTACAGCATTGTTAAGGACAAAGAAAGTGGAAAAGTAATACAGTCGGTAAATGATGTTTACAATGGGACAGAATTGGAAATAAACTTAAGAGATGGTACAGTGGGTTGTATTGTAAAATAA
- the nusB gene encoding transcription antitermination factor NusB translates to MGRRAARETAMKLLYQLEIQRDDKEQQIQYVLEEEKLTDNDKVYVNQVLDGVHSKIQEIDELIEKHAKGWKINRISKVDLSILRLSIYEVCFREDIPFNVSINEAVELAKKYSTEDAGSFVNGILGKVSKTFPVPVDGSNE, encoded by the coding sequence ATGGGACGTAGAGCAGCCCGCGAAACTGCAATGAAGCTCTTATACCAGTTGGAAATACAGAGGGATGATAAAGAGCAGCAGATACAGTACGTTTTGGAAGAAGAGAAATTAACTGATAATGACAAGGTATATGTTAACCAAGTCCTAGATGGTGTCCATAGTAAGATTCAGGAGATTGACGAGCTTATAGAAAAGCATGCTAAGGGCTGGAAAATTAATAGAATTTCAAAGGTTGACTTATCAATATTAAGGCTAAGTATTTACGAAGTATGCTTTAGGGAAGATATACCCTTTAATGTTTCCATAAATGAAGCTGTAGAATTGGCAAAGAAATACAGCACAGAGGATGCAGGCTCATTTGTTAACGGTATCCTAGGCAAAGTATCCAAGACATTTCCTGTACCCGTAGATGGATCTAATGAATAG
- a CDS encoding DUF2273 domain-containing protein, whose product MNKDTIYSFYKSHKGEVNGAIIGLLIAISVLMIGLLKFIFIVICMAVGYYIGKVISVDKDYLRKLLDKIFPPGTIR is encoded by the coding sequence ATGAATAAGGACACAATATACAGTTTTTATAAATCTCACAAAGGTGAAGTAAATGGGGCAATAATAGGGCTTTTAATTGCAATTTCTGTTCTTATGATTGGGTTGTTAAAGTTTATTTTTATTGTAATTTGTATGGCAGTGGGGTATTATATTGGTAAGGTTATTAGTGTTGACAAAGATTATTTGAGAAAGCTCCTGGACAAGATTTTTCCACCAGGGACTATAAGATGA
- the amaP gene encoding alkaline shock response membrane anchor protein AmaP, producing MNSTLKRAILGVYFVFIIIFTMAIMLLIVMPDSFESISTYISSNLLGNNIFQFVVFFGGLAILAITVILLLSGTSDDTDKRTVSKKTEIGEIKVSLNSIESIALAATKRLSGIKEAKAHVYKGVEGVTVIIKAIVLADVNIPILSEDIQVKVKKTIEDTSGIRVLEVKVVVDNIFVGYNKNRVE from the coding sequence ATGAACAGTACATTAAAACGGGCTATATTAGGTGTGTATTTTGTATTTATTATTATTTTTACAATGGCAATTATGCTATTAATAGTTATGCCTGACTCCTTTGAAAGCATTTCAACATATATATCCTCCAACCTTCTTGGTAATAATATATTCCAGTTTGTTGTGTTTTTCGGAGGGTTGGCCATCCTTGCAATAACCGTTATACTGTTGTTATCAGGCACAAGCGATGATACAGATAAAAGAACTGTTAGCAAGAAAACCGAAATAGGGGAGATTAAGGTTTCATTAAATTCTATCGAAAGTATTGCACTTGCTGCCACAAAAAGGCTTTCCGGTATCAAGGAAGCTAAGGCTCATGTATATAAAGGCGTGGAAGGTGTTACTGTCATAATAAAAGCTATTGTATTGGCTGATGTTAACATACCCATCCTCTCTGAGGATATACAGGTCAAGGTTAAAAAAACCATAGAAGACACATCCGGCATAAGGGTACTTGAGGTAAAGGTGGTAGTTGACAATATATTTGTTGGATATAATAAAAATAGGGTGGAATAA
- a CDS encoding Asp23/Gls24 family envelope stress response protein produces MEEINHELLSDLGTVKVTDEVVAIIAGIAAMEVPGVAGMSGGIAGEIVEMLGRKSLSKGVKVEVGEKQAAIDLYIIIDYGCRIPDVSWDIQERVKKTVETMTGLNVVEVNIHIQGVNFDTENKNGTINETK; encoded by the coding sequence ATGGAGGAAATCAATCATGAGCTTTTAAGTGATCTAGGTACAGTCAAGGTCACTGATGAGGTTGTTGCCATAATTGCAGGGATTGCAGCTATGGAAGTACCGGGTGTTGCGGGGATGAGCGGCGGCATTGCGGGAGAAATTGTTGAAATGTTAGGAAGAAAGAGCCTCTCGAAGGGTGTCAAGGTTGAAGTTGGAGAAAAACAGGCAGCAATAGATCTATATATAATTATTGACTACGGCTGCAGGATACCTGATGTGTCATGGGATATACAAGAAAGAGTAAAGAAAACAGTAGAGACAATGACAGGGTTAAATGTAGTTGAAGTTAATATTCATATACAGGGTGTCAATTTTGATACCGAAAATAAAAATGGCACCATAAATGAAACAAAATAA
- a CDS encoding SpoIIIAH-like family protein, giving the protein MMVFKRKQIVVLSLVLMLVVAGYLQYSYKKGSTSVNNDNSRLGEAVYVDSDYTVSADDKEADNNKDKKEDSKDVKNKDESKDKLNDKDKTKGSDTSDRKTSENLDASKEANDFFAQAKLDKEVSRGKSDETLKAIAQDPASSKDVRNKALEKATRMAENSDREMRIENLIKKNGISDAIAFFADDGSVDIVVKAPNLSSAQTAQIYDVVSRQANLEIDKIRIKNIF; this is encoded by the coding sequence ATGATGGTATTTAAAAGAAAACAAATTGTTGTACTATCTTTAGTTTTAATGTTGGTGGTTGCAGGATATCTTCAGTACAGTTATAAAAAAGGCAGTACCTCGGTAAATAACGATAATTCAAGACTTGGCGAAGCTGTTTACGTCGATAGCGATTATACTGTTTCAGCTGATGATAAAGAAGCAGATAACAATAAGGATAAAAAAGAAGACAGCAAGGATGTAAAAAACAAAGATGAGAGCAAAGATAAATTAAACGATAAGGATAAAACAAAAGGTAGTGATACATCTGACAGAAAGACAAGTGAAAATTTGGATGCTTCAAAAGAGGCAAATGACTTTTTTGCACAGGCAAAGCTTGATAAGGAAGTGAGCAGGGGCAAAAGTGATGAAACATTAAAAGCTATAGCGCAAGATCCTGCATCATCAAAAGATGTTAGAAATAAAGCTTTAGAGAAAGCAACCAGGATGGCGGAAAATTCCGATAGAGAAATGAGAATTGAAAATCTGATAAAGAAAAATGGAATTAGTGATGCAATAGCTTTCTTTGCAGATGACGGCAGTGTAGACATTGTGGTCAAAGCACCAAACCTTTCATCAGCTCAGACAGCACAGATATATGATGTTGTGTCAAGACAAGCAAACTTGGAAATAGATAAAATAAGAATAAAAAATATATTTTAG
- a CDS encoding stage III sporulation protein AG: MIGIKELLEKLFQNKNKKKIIENSVIVIIIGIIAIVAGGSLFKKSETKKESLNETTIKTQAASAKVEPSENDFNEKKLEELLMKVKGAGKVHVMVTYVSGKEIVPAYDKKRNESDTQEKDSGGGVRSIKQNDNEDKLAYEESQGNSKKPIVLKELLPEVKGVVVIADGASDPEVKERLVRAVQVLLDVPVHRVEVLESGAGYAK, encoded by the coding sequence ATGATAGGGATTAAAGAATTATTGGAAAAGCTGTTTCAAAATAAAAACAAAAAGAAAATAATAGAAAACTCAGTAATAGTTATTATAATAGGAATAATTGCCATAGTGGCAGGAGGATCACTGTTCAAAAAGAGTGAAACTAAAAAAGAATCGCTAAATGAGACCACTATTAAAACCCAGGCGGCATCTGCAAAGGTAGAGCCATCAGAAAATGACTTTAATGAAAAGAAGCTTGAAGAGCTGCTAATGAAGGTAAAGGGAGCAGGAAAGGTGCATGTGATGGTGACATATGTATCAGGAAAAGAGATCGTACCAGCATATGACAAAAAGAGGAATGAAAGTGACACCCAGGAAAAAGATTCAGGTGGAGGGGTAAGAAGCATAAAGCAAAACGACAATGAAGACAAATTGGCTTATGAAGAAAGCCAGGGTAACAGTAAAAAACCTATAGTTTTAAAGGAATTGCTTCCTGAAGTCAAAGGTGTAGTGGTGATTGCAGATGGTGCCTCAGACCCGGAGGTTAAGGAAAGACTTGTAAGAGCAGTACAGGTTCTTTTGGATGTTCCTGTTCACAGGGTTGAGGTGCTAGAAAGCGGAGCTGGTTATGCTAAGTAA
- the spoIIIAF gene encoding stage III sporulation protein AF — protein MIEFLRGWTINIVTLVIFIVLLEILVPSGKMKKYINLISGFLIMITLITPFLKFIQKEQDLKGLEFSETVNINKIDIDQKSKLLSKNQSKQIIEVYRQKIITQLESYIKQNEEIESVKADVTVDEDSSSEKYGEIKRVYMSLNLKKSREESNTEIKMIPKVEKIQVGPGSGIWISNAHQISKSKTEYENNVESQSVDSKNIEGSKIDNRLNAQLKKKINELLGVEEENIIITCGSEGTKAQR, from the coding sequence ATGATTGAATTTTTAAGAGGATGGACTATTAATATAGTAACTTTGGTTATATTTATTGTTCTATTGGAGATACTCGTTCCTTCAGGCAAAATGAAGAAGTACATAAATCTCATTTCGGGTTTTCTTATCATGATCACCCTTATAACTCCTTTTTTGAAGTTTATCCAAAAGGAACAAGACTTAAAAGGTCTGGAGTTTTCGGAGACTGTAAACATTAACAAGATAGATATTGATCAAAAGAGTAAATTACTTAGTAAAAATCAATCAAAGCAAATAATTGAGGTGTATAGACAAAAAATTATAACCCAGTTGGAGAGTTATATAAAACAAAATGAAGAGATAGAATCTGTCAAGGCAGATGTGACAGTTGATGAAGACTCGAGCTCGGAAAAATATGGAGAGATTAAAAGAGTATACATGAGTCTCAATTTAAAAAAAAGCCGAGAGGAAAGCAATACTGAAATAAAGATGATACCAAAGGTAGAAAAAATCCAAGTTGGCCCTGGAAGTGGGATTTGGATAAGCAATGCCCATCAGATTAGCAAGAGCAAAACAGAATATGAAAACAATGTGGAAAGCCAGAGTGTAGACAGCAAGAATATTGAAGGCAGTAAAATAGACAATAGGCTTAATGCCCAATTGAAAAAGAAAATAAATGAGCTTTTGGGGGTGGAAGAAGAAAACATTATAATAACATGTGGCAGCGAAGGAACAAAAGCCCAAAGATAA
- the spoIIIAE gene encoding stage III sporulation protein AE: protein MKRTLCVYPKKLRKLLILIYIIIISISMVQSFFTFNSYAESGGTEEDKLIEEQAKSEEANLIEDQMQTHSNSDIRELFPEYDPEGFISNAAKGKFDLNIKSLLNAILRYFFKEIYVNVDILIKLVVLIVLCAILKNLQSSFLSESVGELAFFICYIVIVSVLIVSLNSVLTMGRDIIDDMVDFMQATIPILITLLVSSGNITSGGIFQPLLVMIVEIAAAIMKNVFIPLVLISTILSLVNNVSDKVQISKLAAFLKQTGTVILGLILTVFIAIISIQGSVGAVVDGVSSKTAKFAIGAFIPVAGKYLADAADTVLGCTLLIKNASGIAVMIGIIAICLVPLIKIFALISLYKITAVLVEPIAEKRIVKCINDIAGSLTFVLGVVACVAFMFLIAVTAIIASSSISTAIR, encoded by the coding sequence ATGAAGAGAACATTATGCGTTTATCCGAAAAAACTTAGGAAATTATTAATTCTGATTTATATCATCATTATTAGCATATCTATGGTGCAATCATTCTTTACATTTAATTCATATGCGGAGAGTGGAGGCACAGAAGAAGACAAACTTATTGAAGAGCAGGCAAAGTCGGAGGAAGCCAACCTTATTGAGGATCAGATGCAAACGCATTCAAACAGCGACATAAGGGAGCTATTTCCGGAATATGATCCTGAAGGATTTATAAGCAATGCGGCAAAAGGCAAATTTGACCTCAATATTAAAAGCCTTTTAAATGCCATACTGCGTTATTTTTTTAAAGAAATATACGTTAATGTTGATATTTTAATAAAGCTAGTTGTACTCATAGTTTTGTGTGCTATTCTTAAAAACCTTCAATCATCATTTTTAAGCGAGAGTGTCGGGGAGTTAGCCTTTTTTATATGCTATATAGTTATTGTTTCGGTATTGATTGTTAGCTTAAATTCGGTATTAACTATGGGAAGAGATATAATAGATGACATGGTTGATTTTATGCAGGCAACAATACCGATTCTTATTACATTGCTTGTCTCAAGCGGAAATATTACATCCGGAGGCATATTTCAGCCCCTTCTTGTTATGATAGTTGAAATTGCTGCAGCAATCATGAAGAATGTCTTTATACCGCTTGTTTTAATTTCTACTATATTATCATTAGTAAACAATGTTTCAGATAAGGTTCAGATTTCAAAGCTGGCCGCATTTTTAAAGCAAACAGGGACTGTTATTTTAGGGTTAATACTCACTGTTTTTATAGCAATTATCAGCATACAGGGATCCGTTGGTGCTGTGGTAGATGGTGTCTCAAGCAAAACGGCCAAGTTTGCAATTGGTGCATTTATACCAGTCGCCGGAAAATACCTTGCAGATGCTGCGGATACTGTCTTAGGCTGTACCCTGCTTATAAAAAACGCTTCAGGTATAGCTGTAATGATAGGAATAATAGCGATATGCCTTGTGCCATTGATAAAAATCTTTGCTTTAATTTCATTATATAAAATAACTGCTGTTTTGGTTGAACCTATAGCAGAGAAAAGAATTGTCAAATGTATCAATGATATTGCAGGATCTCTTACTTTTGTTTTGGGTGTTGTAGCTTGTGTGGCATTTATGTTTTTGATAGCAGTGACTGCAATAATTGCATCGAGCAGTATTTCAACAGCAATAAGATGA
- a CDS encoding D-alanyl-D-alanine carboxypeptidase family protein: protein MIGLKCKACVMIIFIMIVNICAYSYSDDLNEGQPVINAFVSKQKDPDATVPVINAHAAIVMDANSGRILYSKNADQRKYIASTTKIMTAIVTLENGNVDDVVTISKRAASIQGSSINLREGEKLKLKELLYGLMLNSGNDAAIAIAEHIGGDVETFVGMMNEKAKELNLTNTSFKTPHGLDRDGHYSTANELAQMTRYALRNPEFAKICKTVSASITGRSLYNTNEMLGFYPGADGVKTGYTGQAGRCLVCSATRDGWKLISVVLGCPTRTIRADSSRKILDYSFKNYKQQTILKADEELKKISVIKGKKKFVSLTVNEEIKYPLKDEELNKLKRVEDIPDSLEAPIGQGVGIGNISFSLNGNIIAKVQVKTKHEVPRKGFWDYMIDMIASWFSYMNPSADSQLAI, encoded by the coding sequence GTGATTGGTCTAAAATGCAAAGCTTGTGTAATGATAATTTTCATAATGATTGTAAATATATGTGCTTATTCCTATTCAGATGATTTGAATGAAGGACAGCCGGTTATAAATGCATTTGTGTCCAAGCAGAAGGACCCTGATGCCACCGTTCCGGTAATTAATGCTCATGCAGCTATTGTAATGGATGCTAACAGCGGACGAATTTTATATTCTAAAAATGCCGATCAAAGGAAATACATTGCCAGCACTACAAAGATAATGACAGCTATAGTGACTTTAGAAAATGGAAATGTTGATGATGTTGTCACAATAAGCAAAAGGGCGGCAAGCATTCAAGGCTCAAGTATCAATTTAAGAGAGGGAGAAAAGCTGAAACTAAAGGAGCTTTTGTACGGATTAATGCTCAACTCGGGTAATGACGCTGCTATAGCAATTGCAGAGCATATTGGTGGAGATGTAGAAACATTTGTAGGCATGATGAATGAAAAAGCAAAGGAACTTAATCTTACAAATACTTCCTTTAAAACGCCCCATGGACTGGATCGTGACGGCCATTATTCCACAGCTAACGAGCTTGCTCAAATGACAAGATATGCACTGCGTAATCCCGAGTTTGCTAAGATATGCAAAACTGTTTCAGCAAGTATTACTGGCAGGAGCTTGTATAATACTAATGAAATGCTGGGCTTTTATCCGGGAGCAGATGGAGTAAAGACAGGATACACTGGTCAGGCAGGAAGGTGCCTTGTATGTTCGGCTACCAGAGATGGTTGGAAGCTGATATCTGTTGTTCTTGGATGTCCAACAAGGACTATCAGGGCTGACAGCAGCAGAAAAATACTGGATTATTCTTTTAAAAATTACAAACAGCAGACAATATTGAAGGCAGATGAAGAGCTTAAAAAAATATCCGTCATTAAAGGAAAAAAGAAGTTTGTTTCATTAACGGTCAATGAGGAAATTAAGTACCCCTTGAAGGATGAGGAGTTAAATAAGCTAAAACGGGTGGAGGATATACCGGATTCACTTGAAGCACCTATTGGTCAAGGAGTAGGGATTGGAAATATAAGCTTTTCTTTAAATGGAAATATTATCGCAAAGGTGCAGGTAAAAACAAAGCATGAAGTACCTCGCAAGGGGTTTTGGGATTATATGATTGATATGATAGCAAGCTGGTTCTCATATATGAATCCTTCTGCAGATAGTCAGCTTGCTATATGA